A genomic window from Phoenix dactylifera cultivar Barhee BC4 unplaced genomic scaffold, palm_55x_up_171113_PBpolish2nd_filt_p 000007F, whole genome shotgun sequence includes:
- the LOC103723905 gene encoding uncharacterized protein LOC103723905 isoform X2 codes for MAVISGLCDLITGSLVSFIESKPFPLTKESEKDLLLSLSRIFKEIQRWGKQFSNESEQGALANSLNYHHCFMHLDQHFGCDNDCLANTISTMVTFLGVDSTFVQHLTGNILVAVSNFLTKFGSEWVKFIHLLWITLEVAMLSVSSCTFLTSPIGSVICTNESLIYQNSPMKNEMSRTVDSSLDITSFTALIQSKIVNGNWHMVATNLFGILRTILKFLKHENCDLEGVFKHVAVSSLLKIPWDLFSEIHVDSSLALSQMSFGMDEVHDRKNGLSGSSYILSGVILQMFCSLVEREDSIDVSDDSSGELALCSKFSNLVLQLFPCLSEHQECNDKRLSQYLRHKLLMLMTRLIFYARWQRSDLVLWLKLLRNYFEDLIYEPISGFDIVLENCLEGSPFLSSIAYADKVHNSSIGHLRRRAILLFFKCCFTLGRISNESGDKCSCAKETSLCSYKLHLCSENCCNMGLSELSNWLERCASIGKFVDYENYSKSCSRFALSFLQLYMEEDDVLFDMLLQLMDAPFVNLQIQSNGKETSFEEMKRDILFHISSIFNPIHIFHLFLLLLHYDHLVLVDYLISKDTGIHCVQYLLRSLRKICTSWHIFVEFSVCKNEISQPFHKRRKISTYKEGCNSKSGPSSSSFMMTRGSHARRHKVGSKAKCINLQTFENAANCLLSLKKMVEDLHQKNLFPYNPKPLLRSFTRFEELCKQ; via the exons ATGGCGGTGATTTCTGGGCTTTGCGACCTTATAACCGGTTCCCTCGTCTCCTTCATC GAATCGAAGCCCTTCCCACTGACCAAAGAATCCGAGAAGGATctactcctctctctttctcga ATTTTTAAGGAAATTCAGCGATGGGGAAAACAATTCAGCAATGAATCTGAGCAG GGAGCTCTGGCGAATTCTCTCAATTATCACCATTGTTTTATGCACTTGGATCAACATTTTGGGTGTGATAATGATTGTTTAGCTAATACTATTTCCACAATG GTGACTTTTCTAGGTGTTGACAGCACATTTGTTCAACACTTGACTGGGAACATTCTTGTTGCTGTATCCAATTTTTTAACTAAATTT GGGAGCGAATGGGTTAAGTTTATTCACTTGTTATGGATCACCCTCGAAGTGGCGATGTTAAGTGTTAGCAGTTGCACATTCTTAACTTCACCTATTGGATCTGTTATATGCACAAATGAAAGCCTGATTTATCAAAACTCTCCTATGAAAAATGAGATGTCTAGAACTGTAGATTCAAGTCTTGACATCACATCCTTCACTGCACTTATACAATCAAAAATCGTCAATGGAAACTGGCATATGGTGGCCACAAATCTTTTTGGAATTCTACGCACCatactgaaattcttgaagcatGAAAATTGTGACCTGGAAGGAGTGTTCAAGCATGTTGCTGTTTCATCTCTTCTAAAGATACCTTGGGATTTATTCAGTGAAATCCATGTCGACAGCAGTTTGGCTTTAAGCCAGATGAGCTTTGGCATGGATGAAGTACATGACAGGAAAAATGGTTTGTCAGGGTCAAGTTACATTCTTTCAGGGGTTATCCTTCAGATGTTCTGCTCCCTAGTGGAGAGAGAAGATTCAATAGATGTCAGCGATGATTCCTCTGGAGAGCTTGCATTATGTTCCAAATTCAGTAACCTTGTCCTCCAACTCTTTCCTTGTTTATCTGAGCACCAAGAATGTAATGACAAGCGCCTTTCTCAATATTTGAGACACAAACTGCTG ATGCTAATGACTAGGCTTATCTTTTATGCGAGGTGGCAAAGGTCTGATCTTGTTTTGTGGCTAAAGTTACTTAGGAACTATTTTGAAGATCTTATTTATGAACCTATCTCAGGATTTGATATTGTTCTTGAAAATTGTCTGGAAGGATCTCCATTTTTGTCTAGTATTGCTTATGCAGACAAGGTGCATAATTCAAGCATCGGACACTTGAGGAGACGGGCAATTCTCCTGTTTTTCAAATGTTGTTTCACATTGGGCCGCATTAGCAATGAAAGTGGTGACAAATGTTCATGTGCAAAAGAAACTTCTCTTTGCTCTTACAAGTTGCATCTCTGCAGTGAAAATTGCTGCAATATGGGTTTATCAGAGCTTTCAAACTGGCTCGAGAGGTGTGCTTCCATAGGGAAGTTTGTGGATTATGAGAATTACTCAAAATCATGCAGCAGATTTGCTTTATCCTTTCTGCAACTTTATATGGAGGAG GATGATGTGTTATTTGATATGCTTTTGCAGCTGATGGATGCTCCATTCGTTAACTTGCAAAT ACAGAGCAATGGAAAGGAAACATCGTTTGAGGAGATGAAAAGAGACATTCTTTTTCATATTTCAAGCATTTTTAACCCCATTCACATTTTCCATCTGTTCCTTTTATTG ttaCACTATGATCACTTGGTTCTTGTTGATTATCTTATATCAAAAGACACAGGAATTCATTGTGTGCAATATCTTTTGAG GTCATTGCGTAAAATTTGCACATCTTGGCATATTTTTGTGGAATTTTCAGTATGCAAAAATGAAATTAGTCAGCCATTccacaagagaagaaagatctCTACGTATAAGGAGGGCTGTAATTCAAAGTCAGGGCCTTCATCCTCATCATTTATGATGACCAGGGGATCTCATGCAAGAAGACACAAAGTTGGCAGCAAAGCTAAGTGCATCAATCTGCAGACTTTTGAAAATGCTGCAAATTGTTTGCTTTCTCTAAAGAAAATGGTGGAAGATCTTCATCAGAAGAATTTGTTTCCATACAACCCAAAGCCCCTACTTAGAAG CTTCACTAGATTTGAGGAGCTTTGCAAACAATAG
- the LOC103723905 gene encoding uncharacterized protein LOC103723905 isoform X3: MAVISGLCDLITGSLVSFIESKPFPLTKESEKDLLLSLSRIFKEIQRWGKQFSNESEQVTFLGVDSTFVQHLTGNILVAVSNFLTKFGSEWVKFIHLLWITLEVAMLSVSSCTFLTSPIGSVICTNESLIYQNSPMKNEMSRTVDSSLDITSFTALIQSKIVNGNWHMVATNLFGILRTILKFLKHENCDLEGVFKHVAVSSLLKIPWDLFSEIHVDSSLALSQMSFGMDEVHDRKNGLSGSSYILSGVILQMFCSLVEREDSIDVSDDSSGELALCSKFSNLVLQLFPCLSEHQECNDKRLSQYLRHKLLMLMTRLIFYARWQRSDLVLWLKLLRNYFEDLIYEPISGFDIVLENCLEGSPFLSSIAYADKVHNSSIGHLRRRAILLFFKCCFTLGRISNESGDKCSCAKETSLCSYKLHLCSENCCNMGLSELSNWLERCASIGKFVDYENYSKSCSRFALSFLQLYMEEVCISDDVLFDMLLQLMDAPFVNLQIQSNGKETSFEEMKRDILFHISSIFNPIHIFHLFLLLLHYDHLVLVDYLISKDTGIHCVQYLLRSLRKICTSWHIFVEFSVCKNEISQPFHKRRKISTYKEGCNSKSGPSSSSFMMTRGSHARRHKVGSKAKCINLQTFENAANCLLSLKKMVEDLHQKNLFPYNPKPLLRSFTRFEELCKQ; this comes from the exons ATGGCGGTGATTTCTGGGCTTTGCGACCTTATAACCGGTTCCCTCGTCTCCTTCATC GAATCGAAGCCCTTCCCACTGACCAAAGAATCCGAGAAGGATctactcctctctctttctcga ATTTTTAAGGAAATTCAGCGATGGGGAAAACAATTCAGCAATGAATCTGAGCAG GTGACTTTTCTAGGTGTTGACAGCACATTTGTTCAACACTTGACTGGGAACATTCTTGTTGCTGTATCCAATTTTTTAACTAAATTT GGGAGCGAATGGGTTAAGTTTATTCACTTGTTATGGATCACCCTCGAAGTGGCGATGTTAAGTGTTAGCAGTTGCACATTCTTAACTTCACCTATTGGATCTGTTATATGCACAAATGAAAGCCTGATTTATCAAAACTCTCCTATGAAAAATGAGATGTCTAGAACTGTAGATTCAAGTCTTGACATCACATCCTTCACTGCACTTATACAATCAAAAATCGTCAATGGAAACTGGCATATGGTGGCCACAAATCTTTTTGGAATTCTACGCACCatactgaaattcttgaagcatGAAAATTGTGACCTGGAAGGAGTGTTCAAGCATGTTGCTGTTTCATCTCTTCTAAAGATACCTTGGGATTTATTCAGTGAAATCCATGTCGACAGCAGTTTGGCTTTAAGCCAGATGAGCTTTGGCATGGATGAAGTACATGACAGGAAAAATGGTTTGTCAGGGTCAAGTTACATTCTTTCAGGGGTTATCCTTCAGATGTTCTGCTCCCTAGTGGAGAGAGAAGATTCAATAGATGTCAGCGATGATTCCTCTGGAGAGCTTGCATTATGTTCCAAATTCAGTAACCTTGTCCTCCAACTCTTTCCTTGTTTATCTGAGCACCAAGAATGTAATGACAAGCGCCTTTCTCAATATTTGAGACACAAACTGCTG ATGCTAATGACTAGGCTTATCTTTTATGCGAGGTGGCAAAGGTCTGATCTTGTTTTGTGGCTAAAGTTACTTAGGAACTATTTTGAAGATCTTATTTATGAACCTATCTCAGGATTTGATATTGTTCTTGAAAATTGTCTGGAAGGATCTCCATTTTTGTCTAGTATTGCTTATGCAGACAAGGTGCATAATTCAAGCATCGGACACTTGAGGAGACGGGCAATTCTCCTGTTTTTCAAATGTTGTTTCACATTGGGCCGCATTAGCAATGAAAGTGGTGACAAATGTTCATGTGCAAAAGAAACTTCTCTTTGCTCTTACAAGTTGCATCTCTGCAGTGAAAATTGCTGCAATATGGGTTTATCAGAGCTTTCAAACTGGCTCGAGAGGTGTGCTTCCATAGGGAAGTTTGTGGATTATGAGAATTACTCAAAATCATGCAGCAGATTTGCTTTATCCTTTCTGCAACTTTATATGGAGGAGGTATGCATTTCT GATGATGTGTTATTTGATATGCTTTTGCAGCTGATGGATGCTCCATTCGTTAACTTGCAAAT ACAGAGCAATGGAAAGGAAACATCGTTTGAGGAGATGAAAAGAGACATTCTTTTTCATATTTCAAGCATTTTTAACCCCATTCACATTTTCCATCTGTTCCTTTTATTG ttaCACTATGATCACTTGGTTCTTGTTGATTATCTTATATCAAAAGACACAGGAATTCATTGTGTGCAATATCTTTTGAG GTCATTGCGTAAAATTTGCACATCTTGGCATATTTTTGTGGAATTTTCAGTATGCAAAAATGAAATTAGTCAGCCATTccacaagagaagaaagatctCTACGTATAAGGAGGGCTGTAATTCAAAGTCAGGGCCTTCATCCTCATCATTTATGATGACCAGGGGATCTCATGCAAGAAGACACAAAGTTGGCAGCAAAGCTAAGTGCATCAATCTGCAGACTTTTGAAAATGCTGCAAATTGTTTGCTTTCTCTAAAGAAAATGGTGGAAGATCTTCATCAGAAGAATTTGTTTCCATACAACCCAAAGCCCCTACTTAGAAG CTTCACTAGATTTGAGGAGCTTTGCAAACAATAG
- the LOC103723905 gene encoding uncharacterized protein LOC103723905 isoform X4 — protein sequence MAVISGLCDLITGSLVSFIESKPFPLTKESEKDLLLSLSRIFKEIQRWGKQFSNESEQGSEWVKFIHLLWITLEVAMLSVSSCTFLTSPIGSVICTNESLIYQNSPMKNEMSRTVDSSLDITSFTALIQSKIVNGNWHMVATNLFGILRTILKFLKHENCDLEGVFKHVAVSSLLKIPWDLFSEIHVDSSLALSQMSFGMDEVHDRKNGLSGSSYILSGVILQMFCSLVEREDSIDVSDDSSGELALCSKFSNLVLQLFPCLSEHQECNDKRLSQYLRHKLLMLMTRLIFYARWQRSDLVLWLKLLRNYFEDLIYEPISGFDIVLENCLEGSPFLSSIAYADKVHNSSIGHLRRRAILLFFKCCFTLGRISNESGDKCSCAKETSLCSYKLHLCSENCCNMGLSELSNWLERCASIGKFVDYENYSKSCSRFALSFLQLYMEEVCISDDVLFDMLLQLMDAPFVNLQIQSNGKETSFEEMKRDILFHISSIFNPIHIFHLFLLLLHYDHLVLVDYLISKDTGIHCVQYLLRSLRKICTSWHIFVEFSVCKNEISQPFHKRRKISTYKEGCNSKSGPSSSSFMMTRGSHARRHKVGSKAKCINLQTFENAANCLLSLKKMVEDLHQKNLFPYNPKPLLRSFTRFEELCKQ from the exons ATGGCGGTGATTTCTGGGCTTTGCGACCTTATAACCGGTTCCCTCGTCTCCTTCATC GAATCGAAGCCCTTCCCACTGACCAAAGAATCCGAGAAGGATctactcctctctctttctcga ATTTTTAAGGAAATTCAGCGATGGGGAAAACAATTCAGCAATGAATCTGAGCAG GGGAGCGAATGGGTTAAGTTTATTCACTTGTTATGGATCACCCTCGAAGTGGCGATGTTAAGTGTTAGCAGTTGCACATTCTTAACTTCACCTATTGGATCTGTTATATGCACAAATGAAAGCCTGATTTATCAAAACTCTCCTATGAAAAATGAGATGTCTAGAACTGTAGATTCAAGTCTTGACATCACATCCTTCACTGCACTTATACAATCAAAAATCGTCAATGGAAACTGGCATATGGTGGCCACAAATCTTTTTGGAATTCTACGCACCatactgaaattcttgaagcatGAAAATTGTGACCTGGAAGGAGTGTTCAAGCATGTTGCTGTTTCATCTCTTCTAAAGATACCTTGGGATTTATTCAGTGAAATCCATGTCGACAGCAGTTTGGCTTTAAGCCAGATGAGCTTTGGCATGGATGAAGTACATGACAGGAAAAATGGTTTGTCAGGGTCAAGTTACATTCTTTCAGGGGTTATCCTTCAGATGTTCTGCTCCCTAGTGGAGAGAGAAGATTCAATAGATGTCAGCGATGATTCCTCTGGAGAGCTTGCATTATGTTCCAAATTCAGTAACCTTGTCCTCCAACTCTTTCCTTGTTTATCTGAGCACCAAGAATGTAATGACAAGCGCCTTTCTCAATATTTGAGACACAAACTGCTG ATGCTAATGACTAGGCTTATCTTTTATGCGAGGTGGCAAAGGTCTGATCTTGTTTTGTGGCTAAAGTTACTTAGGAACTATTTTGAAGATCTTATTTATGAACCTATCTCAGGATTTGATATTGTTCTTGAAAATTGTCTGGAAGGATCTCCATTTTTGTCTAGTATTGCTTATGCAGACAAGGTGCATAATTCAAGCATCGGACACTTGAGGAGACGGGCAATTCTCCTGTTTTTCAAATGTTGTTTCACATTGGGCCGCATTAGCAATGAAAGTGGTGACAAATGTTCATGTGCAAAAGAAACTTCTCTTTGCTCTTACAAGTTGCATCTCTGCAGTGAAAATTGCTGCAATATGGGTTTATCAGAGCTTTCAAACTGGCTCGAGAGGTGTGCTTCCATAGGGAAGTTTGTGGATTATGAGAATTACTCAAAATCATGCAGCAGATTTGCTTTATCCTTTCTGCAACTTTATATGGAGGAGGTATGCATTTCT GATGATGTGTTATTTGATATGCTTTTGCAGCTGATGGATGCTCCATTCGTTAACTTGCAAAT ACAGAGCAATGGAAAGGAAACATCGTTTGAGGAGATGAAAAGAGACATTCTTTTTCATATTTCAAGCATTTTTAACCCCATTCACATTTTCCATCTGTTCCTTTTATTG ttaCACTATGATCACTTGGTTCTTGTTGATTATCTTATATCAAAAGACACAGGAATTCATTGTGTGCAATATCTTTTGAG GTCATTGCGTAAAATTTGCACATCTTGGCATATTTTTGTGGAATTTTCAGTATGCAAAAATGAAATTAGTCAGCCATTccacaagagaagaaagatctCTACGTATAAGGAGGGCTGTAATTCAAAGTCAGGGCCTTCATCCTCATCATTTATGATGACCAGGGGATCTCATGCAAGAAGACACAAAGTTGGCAGCAAAGCTAAGTGCATCAATCTGCAGACTTTTGAAAATGCTGCAAATTGTTTGCTTTCTCTAAAGAAAATGGTGGAAGATCTTCATCAGAAGAATTTGTTTCCATACAACCCAAAGCCCCTACTTAGAAG CTTCACTAGATTTGAGGAGCTTTGCAAACAATAG
- the LOC103723905 gene encoding uncharacterized protein LOC103723905 isoform X1, with the protein MAVISGLCDLITGSLVSFIESKPFPLTKESEKDLLLSLSRIFKEIQRWGKQFSNESEQGALANSLNYHHCFMHLDQHFGCDNDCLANTISTMVTFLGVDSTFVQHLTGNILVAVSNFLTKFGSEWVKFIHLLWITLEVAMLSVSSCTFLTSPIGSVICTNESLIYQNSPMKNEMSRTVDSSLDITSFTALIQSKIVNGNWHMVATNLFGILRTILKFLKHENCDLEGVFKHVAVSSLLKIPWDLFSEIHVDSSLALSQMSFGMDEVHDRKNGLSGSSYILSGVILQMFCSLVEREDSIDVSDDSSGELALCSKFSNLVLQLFPCLSEHQECNDKRLSQYLRHKLLMLMTRLIFYARWQRSDLVLWLKLLRNYFEDLIYEPISGFDIVLENCLEGSPFLSSIAYADKVHNSSIGHLRRRAILLFFKCCFTLGRISNESGDKCSCAKETSLCSYKLHLCSENCCNMGLSELSNWLERCASIGKFVDYENYSKSCSRFALSFLQLYMEEVCISDDVLFDMLLQLMDAPFVNLQIQSNGKETSFEEMKRDILFHISSIFNPIHIFHLFLLLLHYDHLVLVDYLISKDTGIHCVQYLLRSLRKICTSWHIFVEFSVCKNEISQPFHKRRKISTYKEGCNSKSGPSSSSFMMTRGSHARRHKVGSKAKCINLQTFENAANCLLSLKKMVEDLHQKNLFPYNPKPLLRSFTRFEELCKQ; encoded by the exons ATGGCGGTGATTTCTGGGCTTTGCGACCTTATAACCGGTTCCCTCGTCTCCTTCATC GAATCGAAGCCCTTCCCACTGACCAAAGAATCCGAGAAGGATctactcctctctctttctcga ATTTTTAAGGAAATTCAGCGATGGGGAAAACAATTCAGCAATGAATCTGAGCAG GGAGCTCTGGCGAATTCTCTCAATTATCACCATTGTTTTATGCACTTGGATCAACATTTTGGGTGTGATAATGATTGTTTAGCTAATACTATTTCCACAATG GTGACTTTTCTAGGTGTTGACAGCACATTTGTTCAACACTTGACTGGGAACATTCTTGTTGCTGTATCCAATTTTTTAACTAAATTT GGGAGCGAATGGGTTAAGTTTATTCACTTGTTATGGATCACCCTCGAAGTGGCGATGTTAAGTGTTAGCAGTTGCACATTCTTAACTTCACCTATTGGATCTGTTATATGCACAAATGAAAGCCTGATTTATCAAAACTCTCCTATGAAAAATGAGATGTCTAGAACTGTAGATTCAAGTCTTGACATCACATCCTTCACTGCACTTATACAATCAAAAATCGTCAATGGAAACTGGCATATGGTGGCCACAAATCTTTTTGGAATTCTACGCACCatactgaaattcttgaagcatGAAAATTGTGACCTGGAAGGAGTGTTCAAGCATGTTGCTGTTTCATCTCTTCTAAAGATACCTTGGGATTTATTCAGTGAAATCCATGTCGACAGCAGTTTGGCTTTAAGCCAGATGAGCTTTGGCATGGATGAAGTACATGACAGGAAAAATGGTTTGTCAGGGTCAAGTTACATTCTTTCAGGGGTTATCCTTCAGATGTTCTGCTCCCTAGTGGAGAGAGAAGATTCAATAGATGTCAGCGATGATTCCTCTGGAGAGCTTGCATTATGTTCCAAATTCAGTAACCTTGTCCTCCAACTCTTTCCTTGTTTATCTGAGCACCAAGAATGTAATGACAAGCGCCTTTCTCAATATTTGAGACACAAACTGCTG ATGCTAATGACTAGGCTTATCTTTTATGCGAGGTGGCAAAGGTCTGATCTTGTTTTGTGGCTAAAGTTACTTAGGAACTATTTTGAAGATCTTATTTATGAACCTATCTCAGGATTTGATATTGTTCTTGAAAATTGTCTGGAAGGATCTCCATTTTTGTCTAGTATTGCTTATGCAGACAAGGTGCATAATTCAAGCATCGGACACTTGAGGAGACGGGCAATTCTCCTGTTTTTCAAATGTTGTTTCACATTGGGCCGCATTAGCAATGAAAGTGGTGACAAATGTTCATGTGCAAAAGAAACTTCTCTTTGCTCTTACAAGTTGCATCTCTGCAGTGAAAATTGCTGCAATATGGGTTTATCAGAGCTTTCAAACTGGCTCGAGAGGTGTGCTTCCATAGGGAAGTTTGTGGATTATGAGAATTACTCAAAATCATGCAGCAGATTTGCTTTATCCTTTCTGCAACTTTATATGGAGGAGGTATGCATTTCT GATGATGTGTTATTTGATATGCTTTTGCAGCTGATGGATGCTCCATTCGTTAACTTGCAAAT ACAGAGCAATGGAAAGGAAACATCGTTTGAGGAGATGAAAAGAGACATTCTTTTTCATATTTCAAGCATTTTTAACCCCATTCACATTTTCCATCTGTTCCTTTTATTG ttaCACTATGATCACTTGGTTCTTGTTGATTATCTTATATCAAAAGACACAGGAATTCATTGTGTGCAATATCTTTTGAG GTCATTGCGTAAAATTTGCACATCTTGGCATATTTTTGTGGAATTTTCAGTATGCAAAAATGAAATTAGTCAGCCATTccacaagagaagaaagatctCTACGTATAAGGAGGGCTGTAATTCAAAGTCAGGGCCTTCATCCTCATCATTTATGATGACCAGGGGATCTCATGCAAGAAGACACAAAGTTGGCAGCAAAGCTAAGTGCATCAATCTGCAGACTTTTGAAAATGCTGCAAATTGTTTGCTTTCTCTAAAGAAAATGGTGGAAGATCTTCATCAGAAGAATTTGTTTCCATACAACCCAAAGCCCCTACTTAGAAG CTTCACTAGATTTGAGGAGCTTTGCAAACAATAG
- the LOC103723905 gene encoding uncharacterized protein LOC103723905 isoform X5, protein MHLDQHFGCDNDCLANTISTMVTFLGVDSTFVQHLTGNILVAVSNFLTKFGSEWVKFIHLLWITLEVAMLSVSSCTFLTSPIGSVICTNESLIYQNSPMKNEMSRTVDSSLDITSFTALIQSKIVNGNWHMVATNLFGILRTILKFLKHENCDLEGVFKHVAVSSLLKIPWDLFSEIHVDSSLALSQMSFGMDEVHDRKNGLSGSSYILSGVILQMFCSLVEREDSIDVSDDSSGELALCSKFSNLVLQLFPCLSEHQECNDKRLSQYLRHKLLMLMTRLIFYARWQRSDLVLWLKLLRNYFEDLIYEPISGFDIVLENCLEGSPFLSSIAYADKVHNSSIGHLRRRAILLFFKCCFTLGRISNESGDKCSCAKETSLCSYKLHLCSENCCNMGLSELSNWLERCASIGKFVDYENYSKSCSRFALSFLQLYMEEVCISDDVLFDMLLQLMDAPFVNLQIQSNGKETSFEEMKRDILFHISSIFNPIHIFHLFLLLLHYDHLVLVDYLISKDTGIHCVQYLLRSLRKICTSWHIFVEFSVCKNEISQPFHKRRKISTYKEGCNSKSGPSSSSFMMTRGSHARRHKVGSKAKCINLQTFENAANCLLSLKKMVEDLHQKNLFPYNPKPLLRSFTRFEELCKQ, encoded by the exons ATGCACTTGGATCAACATTTTGGGTGTGATAATGATTGTTTAGCTAATACTATTTCCACAATG GTGACTTTTCTAGGTGTTGACAGCACATTTGTTCAACACTTGACTGGGAACATTCTTGTTGCTGTATCCAATTTTTTAACTAAATTT GGGAGCGAATGGGTTAAGTTTATTCACTTGTTATGGATCACCCTCGAAGTGGCGATGTTAAGTGTTAGCAGTTGCACATTCTTAACTTCACCTATTGGATCTGTTATATGCACAAATGAAAGCCTGATTTATCAAAACTCTCCTATGAAAAATGAGATGTCTAGAACTGTAGATTCAAGTCTTGACATCACATCCTTCACTGCACTTATACAATCAAAAATCGTCAATGGAAACTGGCATATGGTGGCCACAAATCTTTTTGGAATTCTACGCACCatactgaaattcttgaagcatGAAAATTGTGACCTGGAAGGAGTGTTCAAGCATGTTGCTGTTTCATCTCTTCTAAAGATACCTTGGGATTTATTCAGTGAAATCCATGTCGACAGCAGTTTGGCTTTAAGCCAGATGAGCTTTGGCATGGATGAAGTACATGACAGGAAAAATGGTTTGTCAGGGTCAAGTTACATTCTTTCAGGGGTTATCCTTCAGATGTTCTGCTCCCTAGTGGAGAGAGAAGATTCAATAGATGTCAGCGATGATTCCTCTGGAGAGCTTGCATTATGTTCCAAATTCAGTAACCTTGTCCTCCAACTCTTTCCTTGTTTATCTGAGCACCAAGAATGTAATGACAAGCGCCTTTCTCAATATTTGAGACACAAACTGCTG ATGCTAATGACTAGGCTTATCTTTTATGCGAGGTGGCAAAGGTCTGATCTTGTTTTGTGGCTAAAGTTACTTAGGAACTATTTTGAAGATCTTATTTATGAACCTATCTCAGGATTTGATATTGTTCTTGAAAATTGTCTGGAAGGATCTCCATTTTTGTCTAGTATTGCTTATGCAGACAAGGTGCATAATTCAAGCATCGGACACTTGAGGAGACGGGCAATTCTCCTGTTTTTCAAATGTTGTTTCACATTGGGCCGCATTAGCAATGAAAGTGGTGACAAATGTTCATGTGCAAAAGAAACTTCTCTTTGCTCTTACAAGTTGCATCTCTGCAGTGAAAATTGCTGCAATATGGGTTTATCAGAGCTTTCAAACTGGCTCGAGAGGTGTGCTTCCATAGGGAAGTTTGTGGATTATGAGAATTACTCAAAATCATGCAGCAGATTTGCTTTATCCTTTCTGCAACTTTATATGGAGGAGGTATGCATTTCT GATGATGTGTTATTTGATATGCTTTTGCAGCTGATGGATGCTCCATTCGTTAACTTGCAAAT ACAGAGCAATGGAAAGGAAACATCGTTTGAGGAGATGAAAAGAGACATTCTTTTTCATATTTCAAGCATTTTTAACCCCATTCACATTTTCCATCTGTTCCTTTTATTG ttaCACTATGATCACTTGGTTCTTGTTGATTATCTTATATCAAAAGACACAGGAATTCATTGTGTGCAATATCTTTTGAG GTCATTGCGTAAAATTTGCACATCTTGGCATATTTTTGTGGAATTTTCAGTATGCAAAAATGAAATTAGTCAGCCATTccacaagagaagaaagatctCTACGTATAAGGAGGGCTGTAATTCAAAGTCAGGGCCTTCATCCTCATCATTTATGATGACCAGGGGATCTCATGCAAGAAGACACAAAGTTGGCAGCAAAGCTAAGTGCATCAATCTGCAGACTTTTGAAAATGCTGCAAATTGTTTGCTTTCTCTAAAGAAAATGGTGGAAGATCTTCATCAGAAGAATTTGTTTCCATACAACCCAAAGCCCCTACTTAGAAG CTTCACTAGATTTGAGGAGCTTTGCAAACAATAG